The genomic segment attttaattgagttgaaatatagcccattaagtttttataaaatatggtattgatttatgtaatatggcaatattcatgataccataattttagtaacttgcacacaaaacataataaattaatgcatgatattttttttggaaaataaataTGCATTAAAATCGAGATTGGCAAAAAGTTGGCATGCAattttagaatctttaattaacttgattaattaaggaaatgaaagattagaaataataataagaattttgattcttatatataatatattgcaTCCGAAAGTTTTGGAAAGTAAGAAGAATATGGAATGAAATTAGAATCTATAATTGacttaattaatatgattaattaagtTAAGGATGGATTAGAAAATTAATAAGGATTTTCTATTCttattttgatatgattcattCGAAGGTTTTCAAGGATTGTTGGGCAAGAAAACTTTCGGCTATTCGCATGATTCAAAAGCTGCTCTCGaaatttctttcatttttgcAAGAAAAATCCGGCTTATTGTATTGAGTCGATTTCTTCTTCGTGTTCCATCTCTACGCTAAagttcttctaaattgcacttttctaaattgcacttgcaatttagaagagtaacaaatattccagtcgtggaccggaattaggagatcgaagaatgttcgtagggatttacaacaagagctatgtCCGCTAATACCGAAGTAGTTGGTGCAAAGTGAATTTTCACTAAAGGTAAAAACTAAACATCctatatatgtttattttattaaaaccatacgagtgtccaaacaatatatcttgaatgtcaagatctaaaagttttaaaactttCGCTGTGTTTTTGACACGAGAAAACTGATATCCAACGGTAAAGTCACCTATATATAAACTTCTGGACTTCTGATTAGTTAAAACATTTAGTCTTATATCTACCGAAAACGTCATATATTGGTcgataaacattaaaaaaataaataaaaacattgtTTCACCGTTCGTAGGATGTACGATTATTTCCGTCCATAAAACAAAATTCAGTCAAAGAAAAGAATGTATGTAATATGCGTACGAAGGTGTAGGAATGATTTGCTTGATAATTTCCTCTCAAAATCGTCTTCTTGTCACTGTTGCTTGTTGCAATTGAAATATGAACAAAAATTATAATGAAATATCTACGTAATAAGACGCTGACATTGCAGGTTGGTTGATCGAGTCTCTGAATGGAAGAGAAGTCAACTACCGAACTTGGTAAaagaaatatataaaaacatcaATTTCTTAAGCAAACTTAGCTAACAACAAGCTGTTAATTATAAAAAAGTATACCAAAGACTGTTTCATTGCCTATGGAATTGTAGTATAATGTATTTTATAGTGATTCTTTCATCTATATATACCTTCAAATGCCATTTGCTCTAGCCATTCTCATCACCTAAGTAATATCCTGAATTCATATTTAGTATTAAAATCTTGATTTCATTTCGCTATTCTTTCGGATTTAATTGTTTGAttctttttatattaaaaaagatGATGCCTTCTAGTAAATTTTCGGGTGGCTTGATCTTGTTTCTTACAATTATATCAACAATGGCTACAGTTTCGTTGGCTTCACTAAAAGTGGGTTACTACAAGCACAGTTGCCCATCTGCTGAAGCCATTATAAGGAAACAAGTTAACATAGCTCTGGCGAGGAACCCTGGACTCGGTGCAGGCATCATCAGAATGCATTTTCATGATTGTTTCGTAAGGgtatgtttatatacattttaggtgtttttttttttttttttttgtatttgttcTCTACGTAAATTTGAGTAGTAGTGGAGCTAAAATTTAAATGCTCTTTTGTTTTATAGGGTTGTGATGCATCGGTTCTTCTGGATTCCACCCCTGGTCGTCGTTCGGAGAAAGAACACCCGGCCAACAACCCGAGCTTGCGTGGTTTCGAAGTGATTGATGCAGCCAAGGCTGCTCTCGAATCAGCCTGCCCACGAAAAGTCTCATGTGCTGATATACTAGCATTTGCGGCTCGTGACAGCGCCTGCAAGCTCGGTGGCATAAACTACGCGGTCCCATCCGGTCGTCTCGACGGGCGAGTATCCATAGAAGACGAAGTTACTCAAAACCTTCCTCCCCCATCTTTCAACGCAGCACAACTCGTTCAAAACTTTGCACGTAAAGGGTTGTCGGCAGACGAAATGGTGACCCTTTCCGGGGCACACTCCATCGGAATATCTCATTGCTCTTCTTTCTCAAACCGAATCTACAACTTCAATTCCACTCATCCGATTGATCCTTCCATGGACCCAAAATTTGCTAGGGAACTGAGAAAGAGGTGTCCTGCGCCTTCATCCAATGCTAGAACTGATCCAACAGTGCCTCTAGACTTCCTTTCTCCCAACAATTTGGATAACAAGTACTATTTACTTCTAAAGAACAAGCATGGGTTGTTGACTTCAGATCAAACACTTGCCACTAGCCCTTCCACTGCTTGGATGGTGACGAACAACGCAAAAAATGGAGCTTCGTGGGCCAACAAGTACGCAAAGGCCACGATAAAAATGGGTTTAATCGATGTTCTTACCGGAAATCAGGGTGAAATCAGAAGAAATTGCAGGATTGTCAATTAAATACTATCATTTTTTTGTgttgtttttatgttttttcttcaaatctttgATTGTTCATGCAACTGTAACtaattttaatcttttaaatTTACTTTATTGTCTTcagtcattttaaaattttaattgcgagtttaatttattaatgAATTGTTCCTTTCAttgttatcaaattttattgCGTGAGCAAACAAATATAAATAAAGCAATGGTACAAACACTTTTATTGTTCCTTCGTCATTCTTATTTTTCTTTGCCTAGCTAGATAAAGAtctcatttttatttaaattgtatttaaaaatttaatcataagttttgtattaaattataataCTAATCTCATTATTaactattatattttaaattgcaCCTTAAATTTTGATATAGCATataaatttgatttattttcaaagttGATTAAACCAATTTAAATTCGAATTTTAGTTTGTTTAATTTGATATAAACAATTGGTATTTTAACAtagtttttaatttattttgattctttatttttaaatttttttacatattttctatgttttaaaataaatatatatggtgttcatattttaaatctttaatttttatattttgattatttaaattaatttttttatgcaaTAAACAGTTTTTTTATcgtaataattattaattttacaaAGTTGCCATaaatttgaattatattttttttagttggCAAGCATCTAACATGTTGTCTATTTAAAcatgttaaaaatataatttattaaaatttagaaaatttataatacatttaatttgtttaaaaaaacattattttaagattttagataataatataatataaatatatatgatgataccaaaattttcacGTACCTAGGGTTCGGTCTGGTGTGCTAAAATAATTAATTCCTCCTGACTGATATGGTGTGAGCCGAGCAGAGCCTCGCTGATCGGGTGGAATCCGAGATGAACTAGATGGACGAACAATGCTAGAGGGCGCCAGAAGAGTTTACGGTGCATCCTcttcgatgcttaagtcagtcaTGAGAGAATACTTAAATGTACGAGAATAGTAGCGCTTGTGTAAGCTTGTGTAAGCAATGGGTGGATGTGTCAAAATCATAAAGAATACCTGGTACCtcgtatttatatatttaaagatagATACTTTGTATGACAATAACTCTAACAAGAAAAACCTTTCATATGGAAACGACTCTAATAAAGtaagttctttaaaatataaaatttatgctGATCGTATTTTATCTTTGGTAATTTGTACATTGAATGATGTATTCATACTCTTCGGGATTCTTTCCTGATCACGAAAGATTTAGTTCAAGACTTTAATATGGAACGGATTGTTTGATGCCTCAAGGTTTATGGAATAATAAATGTATACAtctgtaaaaaaaattacaccAAGAGTAACAATCAaagaatattttgatgtttttcCCTTATTTTGTttacaaattttatattatcaaatatttaatatataaaattaacttTTGTAGgaaatttataataaaagttaatttaaattcaaaaaatgaaaataaacttaaagttttatttaaaaatctcaCACTTAAACTCGTATTTTTCaccttttttttcaatttttttatcgcGCTTAACACTTAATCCTTTCattgttataaattttattgTGTGAGAAAACAACTGGATTGTTTGATGCctcaaggtttttgtttaaaaattttatattgtagaatatttaatatttaaaacttaaaacaaaaattattatgaaaaattagtaaaagataatttaaaataaaatgaaataattaagttaacatgttgggtgtaataattgtccctgcttggtagaacgatcgaatcgtggtgcttgagctgctgtgtggtttaaaagatttgagttgcaccattaccactagctatagcttttggtaaagcgacaaacGCTCGgttctacaattggtatcagagccaagatcacgggttcgattctcattgattgcaaggagtgcaattattgcgagggagattgttgggtgcaataattgtccctgcttggtagagcgatcgaatcgtggtgcttgagcatTCTGtgcaatttaaaagatttaagttgcaccattaccactagctataacttttggtaaaacgacaagCGCTTGGTCctacaactggtatcagagccaacgtcacgggttcgattcctattgattgcaaggagtgcaatgactgggagggagattgttgggtgcaataattgtccctgcttggtacagcgatcgaatcgtggtgcttgagttgttgtgcggtttaaaagatttgagttgcaccattaccactagctatagcttttggtaaagcggcaagagCTCGGTCctgatatagagtttagagggaggGTTAATAAACTCATTCTTTCTTTGACGTTTTTGCAAAGGTGCTAGAATCATGTTAAAGATTATAGTttatcttgttcgaatatatttccagcagatcacaataatttGTGCGGAAATGATATGATGGTTTGAGGTGAAATCAATATAATAGTAGGCAGTAGACAGTAATtatttctggaagttcgaagatgaaatcttgtACGTCATCCCTTCTTCTATTTCAGGaagatatcactaaaagactttagtttttacagtacaactcttgtacacacccacttcagtagggcttacccttcgcctactgaaactcttagtttcacaacATAAGATAATGAACAAGACAAGGTtttggaaaagactcttttctatattacaaactcttctcaataagatATGATAAAGTGAATAGCTTGTGAAGAGATAACGAAACagcagcacaagatgatctcagaagatcagatatctgctataaatagtgtgctacttttctgtatatttgagcttgaagataaagaAAGTTCTTGATTGCTCAAAACAACGTTGGATAGAAAATGTATTCCTTGATAATAATTTATCGTTGTTGTCTATATTGGATTGAtcctttttatatatatagaaaccttgaatccaacgtctataaacaaaacagCTTCTTTGACTACGAGTAAATCAGCTTTATCATCGAAAAAGGGTCCTGCATAAAgcttcagaataatcagtctttgtttTATATAAAAACTAGTAAGGCGTcttaaatgacttcgtacaaCATTAAATGGtgtaattaatactagtactaggtaaagtaacgatAAGATTTAAGACTTGTAACGATCAAACGAAAGATgttaagttctgcttctgcttaAGCTAAGTTGTTCTTCTGCTCAAgttaagttctgcttctgctttTTCAAGTCGTTCAGTACTCGATAAGTACTGCTTCTGTTTTAGCGATACGAGTTCTTCTACTATTTATGTTGTCTTCTGTTTTTACTATCACGACCTACTGGTTTAtgctctcatcaccacaattaaattaagtctaacaatttcccaCTTTGTGGtaatgccaaaacctagatgttagtAAAACAATTATAACGAAAAACAGATAgagtatataaaaaaataattgataagcAATTTAAACAAAAGAGTTTAATCGACAGTGCCAATATCTCTGAAAACAGTTTCCTCGTTTTGAGGATCTTCATTTTTGAATGATGACTCTGCATGATGTCAGCCATCTCTTGTTCTGCCTTATGAAGGTCTGCCATCTCATGTTCTGTCTTCTGATTCCCCTTTTTTGGCATTGATACGAGAGAGCAAGTCATCCACCCGAACAGTAAGAGTAAGAATTCCATTATTCAGCTTCTCCAGATATGTTGCTTGATTAGAAACTCGTTCATTAAGAGCATGAAGAGATTGAtattgggactcaatcttgaCATTAATAAGTTCGAGTTTCAAATCTATAGCTGCAACGTTTTTGGAGACTGGGAGAATAGATGAATCATGATCAGAGATAGTTTTAGTTAATCTTAGCTTGACCGAGCAAGATGTTGCTTTGACTTGTGAAAAAAGATTGTCTGAAGATGCTGGTTTCAATATTCAGTTTGACCATTGATTCTGCCGTGCGAGTGATTTCTTTAGAGATGCAGTCAGCGGAAGAATTTGGTAGCAATAACTTCACCAGCATGTTCACGGAACAACTGTTTCACTATCTCCGAGAGATTGTCAAGATTTCTTTTCAGAACATCTATCTCAAATTCAATGTCAAACTCTTCTTCGGGGGAGGGGGATCTTTCTTGAAGACGCTGCCAGATATCTTCAATATGAGCAATGTGAGCAGCAGAACCAGAAGGAGGGACAATCAATGCAGTAGAAGGGACATCTTCTGTTTGAGCATTAGATAAAGCGGTTGTGGTGCTGCAGAAGTTCCTTCAGGAGCAGTAGATTGTGCAAGAGCTGTACTTTCTTCTGGTTGGGCTGTTTCAGTGGttttgtaaaggcccgtatttcgtacttgaaaatttgcggaaaaatttgaaattttctttttaaaggtaaataacttgcctcattcataaaataaactgaataaaagttttaaggttttaatgTAACAGtggaataaaagttttaaatgtcgaaatagcagcggaagtaaatatttgtttcaaagAAACAACTTAAAACAATTCATCGCGATAAAGtgagtttgcataaaataataaataaactgataaatgaggtcctcgggttcctactactgccgacccaagatggctcactggtccccgccctcggtcccgacctcatcagtacctacaacaataaagtctagtgagtctaaagactcagcatacatatatcgtagataacaagtaaatatatcataaaatttcatgccggGTAAAAATATCACGTCGTaaagcataacgtgaaaatatcttgtcatgaataattataaatacgtgcataactgaactgaaaatcataagtgaaatgtttgctcgatagagccctgtcatgaaatagcatataataattttctgtttagaatgtgttctacgcaagtggcccaaaACGTGAAATGAaccgtctgatcagactaaaccacaatatactgggcggtagagatcatcacagcccttggactggatatccgtaccaatacatgaacatgaaccggtcagtgaccaccggatgaagtaataatcccatgataagctgcaatcccatgaacatgaggtggccacaagcaatatcgcatatatctaaaaaatgaacattttatatttttatgcatgtaatataattaaatatcctgttttattttaccgaatgggttggatcgttcccaggctcgctgcgacctaattcttaaatgaaaaatatgcaaatgatttttccttcaaaataacTTAGTCATTAGACCAAAAAAAACGGGGCCAACTAGACCAACAACTAAatttctaaccatgactccgtaacAACCCCAACCAACAtcaaaccatcatttagtcatggttaaaatacacctaaaatgatgaaataaagcTCCGAAAATTGTACAAgtcgaaatttggtgaatggagattggaggccaaaaacaagaaacgctctttcgagagtcattttggcacattgcactgtAAATTTCGTACGACCTCTCTACTTAACCGAataacaaacggccaaaaacatgaccttcctaacttgatgaagTATTGTTCAGTCCAAGatcataggctaaaagccaaccaaaaacTCAAACGACCCCTCTGAACCGAGCCCCAAACTGCTGTCCAATTACAGCAACAACGCTTGTGCTTGCATCGCTTCGTTTTCAAgactattggccattggggcttgaaccaccaaccagaacctcttaccaacatcctaaggtgtggcgtgaaccatggctaagggccctaggccagccacaatccaagcaacaccCGAACATCACCACGCTTCCAACCCAGAACCAAACTGCACGCGTGGGACGTCTCGCTTGTTCCTGTCGTCAtgtatcattccagtggccataggattgaccatggcatgatctagacctcatgaggtattgtgtgaaccgtggctaagggctaaaaagccaaccaataTCCACACCACCCCTAAAATGGGAAGCTACACATGAAGGAAAAATAAAGGGGATCGAAGGGCACTTGtcttgtttatttaaaaaccgagggaaccatggaccaagccttgaaaggccgacttggtGACGTATTAGACATACCAAGGAGAggttataaccatggctacagcccctagggcagccaagatcataATCTTCACCTTAgacaataaacatgcaaatcgagacacaaaatgacatgttggggagttgctgtccaaaacATGATGCAAGGGGGAAAGGGGCTGAAACCATTGGACAACtcccttcctaacacaccctatatcATGTCTAAAATTAGCCTTGAGTCCCTGGAAATCGAGCCAACCCTGTAACCACAAAAACAACAAGGAACGTGAAGTGCATGTGGGAagagccgaaaattctgtaCATGTTTTttgaaagttgctgtccaaaaattgATTTTGCTTCATGATTCATGTACGTGtaatgttttaaattattatataacttgattgaagagaaaataaatgtatatacatgcctggaaatttgttttgaaaagaaaacaaatcaaacgacgacacggcgcggtggagacggagttgctttgCTTCTTGCttgtttttctctcttgttcctCCCTAGGAACTCACGATTTTTCCACTGAAATTGCTCTCAAGTTTTCGAAAATGGGGAGAGAAAAAGTCTAGGAGGTGAATGAAGAAGTTGCAAAGTAGATGGGAGATTAAATGGCAAGCTCAAATCTTTTCTATCCTAAAGTTTGAGGGATAAGGAAAtggtttgatatgatttgatttgagggaTATTTGATAGGGTGATGGCCGATTCTAGCTTATCAAATAAGGGAGAATATTGCGTAATTGTTAATTAGCGgtgaataaaaatgaagggaatCATCTACCATGTAAAGAATAAGGAAATGAATCAAAGGTAGTGAGTTGACTAACTAAATTCAAATCTCCTAAGTAATTACCAAAAATTTCTTATTAAAATGGGGtggaatattgcttaaatattgtattttaaatctttaaagttttatctacccattaagtattttagtaaattaagtaattaattagtttagtgattatcttgcatgcatggcaatTTTCTTAAagtaaattactaacatgtaaatctataatttattaaataaaataagcctagattaacttatctcaattggtcacacattttaatttaggcttttaattaaattattgggcataaaggaacttatttactactaaattcaattaattaattaaatccctaaacattcttttaccttaaaataatttattctttatcttaaattaagtctaagaatattttctcattattaaaatttatctcattactccaactccagtccggcctcgcttatttaactTAAAATACAAAACTAAACtcatgcgatttaaaataaataaccaagactaaataactttaaaatgccaaaaaaataaagaaatcatttttaattttaaatactagaaattatgcctGGCTtattatacgtagtctgatttaacgggttctacaactctcccccttaaaagaaatttcgtcctcgaaattaaaacttaccgaataactcgggataccgaCTCGTCATCTCTGACtaagattcccacgtagcttcttcctcTGGATGATTAAgacatttgactttcactagcttaaccagcttgttccgaagcttcttctcctgtctgtctaagatttgcactggtctctcttcataagacaggttcggagtgagttgcaacggttcaaaattcaggacatgcgaaggattcgccatagacttcctcagcatagagacgtggaacacattgtgtactccagccagattcggcggaagagcaacacgataagctaacgaccaaaccctgtcgaggatctcgaatggtccgatgaatctcggactgagctttcctttcttcccaaaccgcatgacacctttcataggtgctaccttcacaaaaacatggtcgccaacggcaaactctagatctctcctcctctgatctgcataactcttctgtcgactctgtgcagtcctcatcctatcacggatcttgactactacatcggcagcctgctgaataatctctggaactctgatctctcccctacttcatcccaatgaaccggcgatctgcactttcgaccatacagtgcctcaaacggagccatacctataaacgactggaaactgttgttataggtgaactctaccaatggaaaATTCGACTCCTAGCTCCCTGAAAAGTCCatgacacaagcacggagaagatccttcaaaatctggataactctctctgagtGCCCATCTgcctgagggtggaaagctgtgttaaacaacaacttcgtacccactgctgaatgcagactcttccaaaatgcggaagtgaatctaggatctcagtcagacactatagaaacgggaataccatgaagtctgactatctctcggatatacaactctgcatactgaatcgtggtgaaagtcgtcttgataggcaagaagtgcgctgatttggtaagacgatcaacaatcacccagatagcatttgacccTCTAACTGACTTCTGCAAatcggtcacgaagtccatggtaatattctcccacttccactcgggaataggaagaggcttgagcaagcctgctggtctttgatgctctgctttcactagctggcacgtcagacactcggatacgaaacttctgatatccttcttcattccgggTCACCAATTCAACAACTGCAGATttttatacatctttgtactcccaggatgaatagagtacggcgacatatgggcctcggatataatatctgctcggatagaatcactgctaggaacccacatcctatctcggtatctcacaatccCGTCGCTtactgtatacaagatactgcccttggcctcatccctctgcttccacttttccaactgctcatctgctgactgaccactgcgaatacggtctagaagggaagactgaatcgtcaaagtagatagacggggaactctacctcgaggataagtctctagatcaaacctctgcatctcagactgaagaggcctCAAAATCGCTAGATGAGCCATCattgcgactttcctgctcaatgcatccgcaactacattagctttgcccgggtggcaactaatgtcacagtcatagtccttcactagctccaaccaacgcctctgacgcatattcagctctttctgtgtaaagaagtact from the Primulina tabacum isolate GXHZ01 chromosome 8, ASM2559414v2, whole genome shotgun sequence genome contains:
- the LOC142554800 gene encoding peroxidase 5-like gives rise to the protein MMPSSKFSGGLILFLTIISTMATVSLASLKVGYYKHSCPSAEAIIRKQVNIALARNPGLGAGIIRMHFHDCFVRGCDASVLLDSTPGRRSEKEHPANNPSLRGFEVIDAAKAALESACPRKVSCADILAFAARDSACKLGGINYAVPSGRLDGRVSIEDEVTQNLPPPSFNAAQLVQNFARKGLSADEMVTLSGAHSIGISHCSSFSNRIYNFNSTHPIDPSMDPKFARELRKRCPAPSSNARTDPTVPLDFLSPNNLDNKYYLLLKNKHGLLTSDQTLATSPSTAWMVTNNAKNGASWANKYAKATIKMGLIDVLTGNQGEIRRNCRIVN